From the genome of Candidatus Nitrosocosmicus oleophilus, one region includes:
- the ilvA gene encoding threonine ammonia-lyase yields MRKKISRIDVSSIREAQGVLAKSAIRKIDLIRSNTFSNMCGNNIFLKLECYQKTGSFKVRGAVTMIDRLDADSKKAGVIAASAGNHAQGVAYASAMNKMSCTIIMPKNASPAKIAATRSYGADVILEGNNYEESSVYAKEIATKEGRTIVPAFDDPDVIAGQGTVGLEILQDLKHIDEIYVPVGGGGLIAGVSLAIKSINPKISIIGVESTAFPSMKKAIKKGKISKVQEGYTIADGISVKSPGKLPYEIIRDKVDDIVLVDDLSIVKTMFLLLERSKIVTEPAGAASLAYLISNKKSIPKNKNIVSILSGGNVDMYLLGQVVAKGLMQTGRLIKLFIELKDKPGALRNIVNDIAQANVNIVEVVHDRLSSNIPAGTAGVYLSLELENKEQSNVLIELFSKQKIKYKIIK; encoded by the coding sequence TTGAGAAAAAAAATTTCTAGAATAGATGTAAGCAGCATAAGAGAGGCACAAGGGGTGTTAGCAAAGTCAGCAATTAGAAAAATTGATCTAATCCGGTCAAATACCTTCTCAAATATGTGTGGTAATAACATTTTTCTAAAATTAGAATGTTATCAAAAGACTGGGTCATTTAAAGTTAGAGGCGCAGTAACCATGATTGATAGACTAGACGCTGATTCCAAAAAAGCAGGTGTTATCGCGGCGTCTGCTGGCAATCATGCCCAAGGGGTAGCCTATGCATCTGCTATGAACAAGATGTCGTGTACTATAATCATGCCAAAAAATGCTTCCCCAGCGAAGATTGCTGCTACTAGATCTTATGGGGCAGATGTAATTTTAGAAGGTAATAACTATGAAGAATCGTCCGTTTATGCTAAGGAAATTGCTACAAAGGAGGGTAGAACCATTGTACCTGCTTTTGATGATCCTGATGTCATTGCAGGCCAAGGTACAGTTGGTCTTGAGATCCTCCAGGATTTGAAACACATTGATGAGATTTATGTTCCAGTCGGTGGAGGTGGGTTGATCGCAGGAGTGTCGTTAGCAATAAAGTCAATTAATCCTAAAATTAGTATAATTGGGGTCGAATCTACAGCTTTTCCATCTATGAAAAAGGCTATTAAAAAGGGGAAAATCAGCAAAGTTCAAGAAGGCTATACGATAGCCGATGGGATTTCGGTAAAATCACCTGGAAAATTACCTTATGAGATAATAAGGGACAAGGTTGATGATATTGTGTTAGTAGATGACCTTTCCATAGTAAAGACTATGTTTTTATTGTTGGAACGTTCTAAAATTGTAACGGAACCTGCAGGTGCTGCATCCCTAGCTTATCTAATTTCAAATAAGAAAAGTATCCCAAAAAACAAGAATATTGTATCTATATTATCAGGTGGCAATGTAGACATGTATCTATTAGGTCAAGTAGTAGCAAAGGGATTGATGCAAACAGGCAGGTTAATAAAATTGTTTATAGAACTCAAAGATAAGCCTGGGGCTTTGAGAAATATAGTTAATGACATTGCACAAGCAAATGTGAATATTGTTGAGGTAGTTCATGACAGACTTAGTTCGAATATTCCTGCTGGAACGGCCGGAGTATATCTGAGTTTGGAACTTGAAAACAAAGAGCAATCAAATGTGTTGATTGAACTTTTTAGTAAACAGAAAATAAAGTATAAAATCATTAAATGA
- a CDS encoding Lrp/AsnC family transcriptional regulator, producing MPTAYILINCILGKEEEIIKQISQIPQVKEVRGTYGVHDMFVKIQTDTVDEMNNTITNSIRKINGITSTVTLVSIPEQGGRG from the coding sequence ATGCCTACAGCCTATATCTTAATTAATTGTATTTTAGGAAAGGAAGAAGAAATAATTAAACAAATATCTCAAATTCCACAAGTAAAGGAAGTTCGTGGAACTTATGGTGTTCATGACATGTTTGTGAAAATTCAGACAGATACAGTAGACGAAATGAACAATACAATTACCAACAGTATAAGAAAAATCAACGGAATAACCTCGACTGTTACATTGGTCTCCATACCTGAGCAGGGTGGCAGGGGCTAA
- a CDS encoding cob(I)yrinic acid a,c-diamide adenosyltransferase — MKIYTKTGDQGETGLADGTRVRKSNSRIQSYGAVDEVNSHVGMLISLMSAKSNLKDIVEDLIMIQHQLFTLGSDLANPQKKLENYPRITEREITFLENCIDKFDIELEPLRAFILPGGTIEASQCHVIRTVTRRSEIKIVDLYLNDEISKSCFVYINRLSDLFFILARVCNKRQDQSDVIWKK; from the coding sequence ATGAAAATTTACACAAAGACAGGAGATCAGGGTGAAACAGGTTTAGCTGATGGCACAAGAGTAAGAAAATCAAACAGCCGGATACAATCTTACGGAGCGGTTGATGAAGTTAACAGCCATGTTGGAATGTTGATATCCTTAATGAGTGCTAAATCAAATTTGAAAGATATAGTAGAGGACCTGATAATGATACAGCACCAATTGTTTACCCTTGGTAGTGATCTGGCTAATCCACAAAAGAAGTTAGAGAATTATCCTCGTATTACTGAGAGAGAAATTACCTTTTTAGAGAATTGCATTGATAAATTTGATATAGAACTTGAACCCTTAAGGGCTTTTATCCTGCCCGGGGGTACAATTGAGGCTTCTCAGTGTCATGTGATTCGTACTGTTACTCGTAGGAGCGAGATCAAAATAGTCGATTTATACCTTAATGACGAAATCAGCAAGAGTTGCTTTGTTTATATTAATAGACTATCAGATCTTTTTTTCATATTGGCAAGAGTTTGTAATAAAAGACAGGATCAATCAGACGTCATATGGAAAAAATAG
- a CDS encoding methyltransferase domain-containing protein — protein sequence MYLNDNQPPIILVLDDIHDMDMTMGVKLAQSFFNKNNSRSYDRLVKLATLGQDLIWKKKLVERVPKRSLVLEMACGTGILTSLLKQNYNKVYGIDLTFEYLYELGEKKIDIDSINGSAEFLPFQNGYFDCIVASYLPKYVDLKILVSECQRVLKKKGLLILHDFTYPKRLVYQLVWKIYFRIIKTLWRLDVRWANVFNGLDKLIINNHWDLKINSILESHGFVNIHRQYQTFETSAIISAFKDE from the coding sequence TTGTATTTAAATGATAATCAACCACCAATAATATTAGTTTTGGACGATATTCATGACATGGATATGACTATGGGAGTTAAATTAGCGCAGAGCTTTTTCAATAAGAATAACTCTAGAAGCTATGATAGATTGGTAAAACTCGCAACATTGGGACAGGACTTGATTTGGAAAAAGAAATTGGTTGAACGTGTACCCAAGAGATCACTGGTCCTAGAGATGGCTTGTGGTACTGGAATCTTAACCTCCTTATTAAAACAAAATTATAACAAGGTATATGGCATTGACCTGACGTTTGAATATCTTTATGAACTGGGTGAGAAAAAGATTGATATCGATTCCATAAACGGTTCAGCTGAATTCTTGCCATTTCAAAATGGATATTTTGATTGTATTGTGGCATCTTATCTGCCCAAATATGTTGATCTAAAGATCCTAGTTAGTGAATGTCAACGAGTTTTGAAGAAAAAGGGTCTTTTGATACTTCATGATTTCACCTACCCAAAGAGACTTGTTTATCAATTGGTTTGGAAGATTTATTTTAGAATTATCAAGACCCTTTGGAGGTTAGATGTGAGATGGGCCAATGTGTTCAACGGACTAGATAAGCTTATTATTAACAACCATTGGGACCTAAAGATAAATTCGATCCTTGAGTCACACGGCTTTGTCAACATACACAGGCAATATCAAACCTTTGAAACATCTGCCATAATATCAGCGTTCAAAGATGAATGA
- a CDS encoding HD domain-containing protein, which yields MKVNKSEQGSITDITEYFYKLKETPRTGWKQKLEIRNTESVASHTLLMIVLVFLYSEKYGFSCKKKVKLIEMALIHDLAESITGDITPETMNNKRKNKLENEAFGKITDKIYTKGLKKRYLELWHEYQTKKSFESKCVHLLDKLEMVLQANYYLRNREELTRENVEPFFQSGRSYSSHRPNSRLPKTSKKNIQDTEDLEDIKEILEYFSN from the coding sequence ATGAAAGTGAACAAATCAGAGCAAGGAAGCATAACAGATATTACAGAGTACTTTTACAAATTGAAAGAAACACCCAGAACTGGATGGAAACAGAAGCTGGAAATTAGAAATACAGAGTCTGTTGCATCCCATACATTATTAATGATAGTTTTGGTTTTTCTTTATTCGGAGAAATATGGATTTTCTTGTAAGAAAAAAGTTAAGCTTATTGAAATGGCATTAATTCATGATCTAGCTGAATCGATTACAGGCGACATTACTCCAGAAACTATGAATAATAAGAGGAAAAATAAACTAGAAAACGAAGCATTTGGTAAGATAACAGATAAGATATACACAAAAGGTTTGAAAAAAAGATATTTAGAATTGTGGCATGAGTATCAAACGAAAAAGTCCTTTGAATCAAAGTGTGTTCACCTTCTTGACAAGCTTGAGATGGTGCTACAAGCAAACTATTATTTAAGGAACAGAGAGGAGCTCACAAGAGAAAACGTTGAACCATTTTTCCAATCAGGTCGGTCTTATTCCTCTCACAGGCCAAACTCTCGATTACCCAAAACCTCCAAAAAAAATATTCAAGACACAGAGGATTTAGAGGATATAAAAGAGATATTAGAGTACTTTAGTAATTAA
- a CDS encoding TIGR00300 family protein — MGIFEKEIEVKGHLVDSSILTRIFDRIMDLKGDFTVLEFQIGKRKEDYSYARLVIRGESESHLTKILEYLFREGATSVSVDEVKCIPSPRDMVLPDDFYSTTNNPTQLFYHTEWINVGNMMMDKCIVLNPDTNKAECKTNRDVRKGDLVVTGERGIRIIPQERPREGVDIFQFMSSSSSSERPTQQIAKKVAVDLYRTKKNHGKIIVVAGPVVVHSGASDLLARLIRLGFVDGILAGNALAVHDIENALLGTSLGMHVDDGTLAVRGHRNHMSIVNEVFKAGSIKSMVQNKILKSGIMYECISNKVPFVLCGSIRDDGPIPDVITDVVEAQKEYKLLLKKANLVIMLSTMLHSIAVGNMLPASVKVIAVDINQSVVTKLLDRGTTQAIGVVTDIGSFLPIVMRNLEELGTIK; from the coding sequence ATGGGTATATTCGAAAAGGAAATTGAAGTAAAGGGTCATTTGGTTGACTCATCAATACTTACCCGGATTTTTGACAGGATTATGGATTTAAAAGGCGATTTCACAGTATTGGAATTTCAAATAGGAAAAAGGAAGGAAGATTACAGCTATGCACGCTTGGTGATTAGGGGTGAGAGCGAAAGTCATTTGACAAAAATATTAGAATACTTGTTCCGAGAAGGTGCTACTAGTGTTTCAGTAGACGAGGTAAAATGTATTCCTTCACCCAGAGATATGGTTCTACCTGATGACTTTTATAGTACCACGAATAACCCGACCCAACTGTTTTACCATACAGAATGGATAAATGTTGGAAACATGATGATGGATAAATGTATCGTCTTAAATCCCGACACCAATAAAGCAGAATGCAAAACCAATCGTGATGTAAGAAAGGGTGACTTGGTGGTTACCGGTGAAAGGGGAATTAGAATTATACCACAAGAGAGACCTAGGGAAGGAGTCGATATATTTCAGTTTATGAGTAGTTCAAGTTCCAGCGAGCGACCTACTCAACAAATTGCAAAAAAGGTGGCTGTTGATCTTTATCGCACTAAGAAAAACCATGGGAAGATAATTGTCGTGGCGGGTCCTGTAGTAGTCCATTCCGGGGCATCAGACTTATTAGCAAGACTCATAAGATTAGGTTTTGTAGATGGAATTTTAGCTGGTAACGCCTTGGCAGTACACGATATTGAGAACGCACTTCTTGGAACATCATTAGGAATGCATGTAGATGATGGGACACTTGCTGTGCGTGGGCATCGCAATCATATGTCCATCGTAAATGAAGTATTCAAAGCAGGATCTATAAAATCAATGGTACAAAACAAAATCTTAAAAAGCGGAATTATGTATGAATGTATTAGTAACAAAGTTCCGTTTGTTTTGTGCGGATCAATACGGGATGATGGCCCCATTCCGGATGTCATTACTGACGTAGTTGAAGCTCAAAAAGAGTATAAATTATTGTTGAAAAAAGCTAATTTGGTTATCATGCTCTCGACGATGCTCCATTCAATCGCGGTTGGGAACATGTTGCCTGCCTCTGTAAAAGTTATAGCAGTAGATATTAACCAATCTGTGGTAACAAAATTACTAGATAGAGGAACGACTCAAGCTATAGGCGTAGTTACTGATATAGGCTCTTTTTTGCCTATTGTAATGAGGAATTTAGAGGAGCTAGGAACCATCAAATAA
- the gatB gene encoding Asp-tRNA(Asn)/Glu-tRNA(Gln) amidotransferase subunit GatB: protein MDSEDMILNDRNKAGPELKIGLEIHCQLTFLHTKLFCGCLSNYRNSAPNDNTCPICLGLPGTLPLLNKRAVEFASMICLAFNCSIPEKISFYRKNYFYPDLPKNYQTTQYNSYELSSIGYEGSIEFVGDSKSKTDDLKNSEERTKIRITRVQLEEDPGKITYEEDKSAANNYSLIDYNRAGVSLVEIVTEPDFSSPIAVRIFLNEIVNLFEYLGVTDPSLEGSVRCDVNVSVGGGKKVEIKNISSFKEVEKSIYYEITRQKTLIMHSIDVKPETRHWDEKRKVTVAARSKEEEEEYRYFPEPDIPRIILGSKFVSRVRTSMPELPIERLKRYIEVYKITEHTAKILVNDKRISDFFEESLVYHKSPIEISNWIVNELLTKINEKDRQGLTDHNTKGLDILTISPKQVAEMAKLVEIKSLNRTTAREIFDKSIETGTSPLKLIETLEIENISDEKSIVKVIQEILSSQPQLIEQSKNNPNTINYILGLIMKETKGRVNPQIALRLIKESLEDI from the coding sequence GTGGATTCCGAAGATATGATTTTAAACGACAGGAATAAAGCTGGGCCAGAGTTGAAAATTGGGTTAGAGATACACTGTCAGCTAACTTTTCTTCATACAAAGCTTTTTTGCGGATGTCTCTCAAATTACCGAAACTCCGCTCCGAATGATAATACTTGTCCTATTTGTTTGGGATTACCGGGTACGCTGCCTTTGCTCAACAAGAGGGCTGTCGAATTTGCGTCAATGATTTGTTTGGCATTTAATTGTAGCATTCCAGAAAAAATTTCGTTTTATAGAAAAAATTATTTCTATCCTGACTTGCCAAAAAATTATCAGACAACACAATACAACTCATATGAATTAAGTAGTATTGGTTATGAGGGTTCCATTGAATTTGTGGGAGACTCAAAATCTAAGACTGATGATTTAAAGAATAGCGAAGAGAGAACTAAAATAAGGATTACCAGAGTTCAATTAGAGGAAGATCCAGGAAAAATAACTTACGAAGAAGACAAATCCGCTGCAAATAATTACTCACTTATCGACTATAATCGGGCTGGTGTTTCTTTGGTTGAAATAGTAACCGAACCAGACTTTTCTAGCCCAATTGCTGTTAGGATCTTCTTAAATGAAATAGTTAACTTGTTTGAATATCTTGGAGTTACCGATCCGAGTTTGGAAGGCTCAGTCAGATGTGATGTTAATGTTTCTGTCGGAGGCGGAAAGAAAGTTGAAATCAAAAATATAAGTTCATTTAAAGAGGTTGAGAAATCCATCTATTATGAAATCACTAGACAGAAAACTTTGATTATGCATAGCATTGATGTCAAACCGGAAACTAGACATTGGGATGAGAAAAGAAAGGTAACTGTAGCTGCAAGATCAAAAGAGGAGGAGGAGGAATACCGATATTTTCCAGAGCCTGATATCCCTAGAATTATTTTGGGCAGCAAGTTCGTTTCCAGAGTAAGAACCAGTATGCCTGAATTACCTATTGAGAGGTTGAAAAGATATATTGAAGTTTACAAGATAACCGAACATACCGCCAAGATTTTGGTTAATGATAAAAGAATAAGTGATTTTTTTGAAGAATCATTAGTATACCACAAATCTCCGATTGAAATATCAAATTGGATAGTGAATGAGCTGCTTACAAAAATTAATGAGAAGGATAGACAAGGTTTAACCGACCATAACACAAAGGGTCTTGATATTCTGACTATATCCCCCAAACAGGTAGCTGAAATGGCAAAATTAGTTGAGATAAAATCGTTAAACAGGACTACAGCTAGAGAGATATTTGATAAAAGCATCGAAACAGGTACTAGTCCGTTGAAATTAATAGAGACATTAGAAATTGAAAATATTTCTGATGAGAAATCCATTGTAAAGGTAATTCAGGAAATATTATCTTCTCAGCCACAACTAATTGAGCAGTCAAAAAATAACCCAAACACCATTAATTACATTTTGGGGCTGATTATGAAAGAGACAAAAGGTAGAGTTAATCCTCAGATTGCATTGAGATTGATAAAGGAATCTCTAGAGGATATATGA
- the gatA gene encoding Asp-tRNA(Asn)/Glu-tRNA(Gln) amidotransferase subunit GatA: MKRLYELPAFVVSRKIKEQEVTAEEYISIIIERIKHIDLRINSFISHNFENAITKSRAIDKKIKEGTNTGLLAGIPVGIKDNISVQGLKNTCASRMLAEYVSPYNATVVSRIEEQDGIVIGKLNMDEFGMGTTSEYSAFGPVRNPWNLEYVAGGSSGGSAAAVASLQIPLSLGSDTGGSIRCPSSFCSVVGIKPTYGSVSRNGLISYSNSLEQIGPIARTIYDLVPLLNSISGFDPKDNTTINRKSEYQTNNVDNILKKRYKIGVLNELIDESESEVAKNTRKKVKELENYGCEIEDARISLSHYALASYYVIATAEASSNLSRYDNLRYGYEGSPEGYEWNSYFAESRSRFGDEVKLRILLGSYVLSAGYFGKYYAKAQKLRSKIRKEFDNLFNKCDILLLPTMPVLPFKIGEKSSQPIEHYNLDVYTILANLAGIPAISIPGGLSEKGFPIGVQLLANGFNEQKLIDVAVLLENVVGFKTWIPKI; this comes from the coding sequence TTGAAGCGACTTTATGAACTGCCTGCTTTCGTAGTTTCTCGAAAGATTAAGGAACAAGAGGTAACTGCTGAAGAATATATATCTATTATTATTGAAAGGATAAAACACATAGATCTTAGAATAAACTCCTTTATTAGCCACAATTTTGAAAATGCCATCACAAAATCAAGGGCGATTGACAAAAAAATTAAAGAGGGCACTAATACCGGTTTGTTAGCCGGCATACCAGTCGGAATTAAGGACAATATTAGTGTACAGGGCCTAAAGAATACATGCGCTTCTCGCATGCTGGCGGAATACGTCTCTCCGTATAACGCTACGGTTGTCAGTAGAATTGAAGAACAAGATGGCATCGTTATCGGTAAATTGAATATGGATGAGTTCGGCATGGGAACTACATCGGAGTACTCTGCTTTTGGTCCCGTTCGAAATCCTTGGAATCTTGAATACGTAGCTGGGGGCTCCTCAGGAGGAAGCGCAGCCGCTGTTGCCTCATTGCAAATACCATTATCCCTTGGTTCAGATACTGGTGGATCTATCAGATGCCCATCTAGTTTTTGTTCCGTTGTTGGCATCAAACCTACATATGGAAGTGTAAGTAGAAATGGATTGATCTCTTATTCTAATTCATTGGAACAAATTGGTCCAATTGCAAGAACTATTTATGATCTAGTTCCTCTTCTAAACTCTATTTCTGGATTTGATCCAAAAGACAATACAACAATCAATAGAAAAAGTGAGTATCAAACAAATAATGTTGATAATATTCTGAAAAAAAGATATAAAATTGGGGTACTTAATGAATTAATTGATGAATCCGAATCCGAGGTAGCAAAAAATACTAGAAAGAAGGTTAAAGAGTTAGAAAATTATGGTTGTGAAATAGAGGATGCCCGGATATCTCTATCCCATTACGCCTTGGCCTCTTATTATGTTATTGCTACAGCTGAAGCAAGCAGTAATTTATCAAGATATGATAACTTACGATATGGTTATGAAGGTAGTCCGGAAGGCTACGAGTGGAATAGTTATTTTGCTGAATCCAGATCTAGGTTTGGTGATGAGGTAAAGCTTCGAATTCTTCTAGGCTCATATGTTTTGTCAGCAGGCTATTTTGGAAAATATTATGCAAAGGCACAAAAATTAAGATCAAAGATAAGGAAGGAGTTCGATAATTTATTTAATAAATGCGATATTTTGCTCTTACCGACGATGCCTGTCTTGCCATTTAAAATCGGGGAAAAGAGTTCACAACCGATTGAGCACTATAATTTAGACGTTTATACAATCTTGGCTAACCTTGCAGGTATACCAGCAATATCAATACCAGGTGGCCTATCTGAAAAGGGATTTCCGATTGGGGTACAACTTTTAGCAAATGGTTTTAACGAGCAAAAATTGATAGATGTGGCTGTTTTGCTTGAAAATGTCGTAGGTTTTAAGACGTGGATTCCGAAGATATGA
- a CDS encoding Asp-tRNA(Asn)/Glu-tRNA(Gln) amidotransferase subunit GatC encodes MAKGIDIKKLCELAKLEIPEQNMTEISRKVEEVLLMFDKLDDFTTGDSEASSIDDLKLEIAFENLRDDKSKLDLSSSDGPQTIFKLKNTKDGFILGPRI; translated from the coding sequence ATGGCAAAGGGTATTGATATTAAAAAATTATGTGAACTAGCTAAATTAGAGATACCTGAGCAAAATATGACAGAAATCTCTAGAAAGGTGGAAGAAGTACTCCTAATGTTTGACAAGTTAGATGATTTCACTACTGGGGATTCTGAAGCTTCGAGTATCGATGATCTAAAATTGGAAATAGCTTTTGAAAACTTGCGAGATGATAAGTCGAAGCTCGATTTAAGTTCATCAGATGGGCCTCAAACTATATTCAAATTAAAGAACACCAAAGATGGCTTTATTCTTGGGCCAAGGATTTGA
- the aspS gene encoding aspartate--tRNA(Asn) ligase, with translation MGDWRRTHYSFQISDSVINNVVTVIGWISSKRDHGNVLFVQLRDRFGDIQILVKRKELSENIFDSLKSLKEHSSIAIKGKVVEQKNSSNEFEVIPEDIRILSVSNKPAPFLTQSISSIGIDTRLDLRAIDLRRNHLQNVFKIRNTILNSIREYLNDNYFVEVNTPKMIATATEGGAALFPIFYYDREAFLAQSPQLYKEQLTMAFENVFEIAPIFRAEPSRTNRHLSEAMSVDVEKAYVDYTDMMDYLDNLIRYIIQSVNDKNQIELDSLGTELPNVSKPFSRITYSTLVENLQKSHKYIRWGDDISPKLLKDLFGDEFYFITDWPSSTKPFYVKSKKMDPIAEPNNGDDPRMLSESFDLMYGSLELSSGSTRINNKGDLMDNMKKKGLSHKAFDYHLRVFDYGVPPHAGFGLGLERLLMAILKLDNIRDATFYPRDIDRLTP, from the coding sequence TTGGGGGACTGGCGAAGGACTCATTACTCTTTTCAAATTTCAGATTCCGTAATTAATAATGTTGTTACAGTTATTGGATGGATATCTTCAAAACGAGACCATGGGAATGTACTTTTCGTCCAACTAAGAGATAGATTTGGAGATATTCAAATTCTTGTGAAGAGGAAGGAATTGAGTGAAAATATATTTGATTCACTAAAAAGTCTCAAAGAGCATTCTTCAATCGCCATTAAGGGAAAAGTTGTTGAACAAAAAAATTCGAGTAATGAATTCGAAGTAATTCCTGAAGACATTAGGATACTGTCTGTTTCTAACAAACCCGCTCCATTCCTTACCCAGTCCATTTCTTCAATCGGAATTGATACTAGATTGGACCTTAGAGCTATAGATTTAAGAAGAAATCATTTACAAAATGTTTTCAAAATAAGGAATACTATCCTAAATTCTATTAGGGAATATTTAAATGACAACTATTTTGTTGAAGTTAATACACCTAAAATGATAGCTACCGCCACAGAAGGGGGTGCTGCATTATTTCCAATCTTTTATTATGATAGGGAAGCGTTCTTGGCGCAAAGCCCACAGTTATATAAAGAGCAGTTGACCATGGCTTTTGAAAACGTGTTTGAAATAGCTCCTATATTTAGAGCGGAACCTTCTAGGACAAACAGACATTTATCTGAAGCAATGTCAGTTGATGTAGAAAAAGCGTATGTAGACTATACAGATATGATGGATTATCTTGATAATTTAATCCGATATATTATTCAAAGTGTTAATGATAAGAATCAAATTGAACTCGATAGTTTGGGAACTGAACTTCCTAATGTGAGTAAGCCATTCAGTCGTATTACCTATTCTACTTTGGTAGAAAATTTACAAAAAAGTCACAAGTATATTCGGTGGGGAGATGATATTTCACCAAAACTGCTAAAAGATCTATTTGGAGATGAATTTTACTTTATTACTGACTGGCCTTCTTCTACAAAGCCATTTTACGTGAAATCAAAGAAAATGGATCCAATTGCTGAGCCAAATAATGGAGATGATCCTCGTATGCTAAGCGAATCCTTTGATTTAATGTATGGAAGCCTTGAGCTGTCATCGGGTAGTACGCGTATCAATAATAAGGGCGATTTAATGGATAATATGAAAAAAAAAGGCCTAAGTCATAAGGCATTTGATTATCATCTTAGGGTTTTTGACTATGGGGTTCCTCCACACGCTGGTTTTGGACTAGGGTTAGAAAGACTATTGATGGCCATATTAAAACTAGATAACATTAGAGACGCAACCTTTTATCCAAGAGACATCGATAGGTTGACCCCATAA